From the genome of Triticum aestivum cultivar Chinese Spring chromosome 3B, IWGSC CS RefSeq v2.1, whole genome shotgun sequence, one region includes:
- the LOC123064370 gene encoding uncharacterized protein isoform X2 yields the protein MLGSLRNRHVNAWQVELVGYPPIVKKLKIFVTTKAIGMADQLLGPDYQNMMMLTNGGSEEVNQVPEPVVDGAGTEDASATSRTRSSLCHCQERCAVLGLCLCPRLRLLLAPVSCDGGDVCISYKTAQGDMECSVTFLIPSLSPCSGHRIILFALLREKMREILHVQGGQCGDQIDSKFWEVAYDEHGIILTGRYVGTSDLQLERVNAYYNEASYSRFMPCDVLVDLEHGTMGSVHPGPYRQIFCPDNFIFRQSGAGNNWAKCHYTEGAELIDSVLDVVRKEAENCAELIDSVLDVVRKEV from the exons ATGCTAGGGTCACTAAGAAACAGGCATGTCAATGCTTGGCAAGTCGAACTTGTTGGGTACCCTCCCATCGTGAAGAAGCTCAAGATCTTCGTGACCACCAAAGCCATCGGCATGGCTGACCAGCTGCTGGGACCAGACTATCAGAACATGATGATGCTCACCAATGGTGGTTCCGAAGAAGTGAACCAGGTGCCTGAACCTGTGGTTGATGGAGCTGGTACTGAAGATGCTTCTGCCACAAGTAGGACAAGGAGTTCATTGTGCCACTGCCAGGAAAGGTGCGCGGTGCTAGGGCTCTGTCTCTGCCCTCGGTTGCGTCTTCTGTTGGCCCCGGTGTCGTGCGATGGTGGTGATGTTTGCATCTCATACAAAACAGCCCAAG GGGACATGGAGTGCAGTGTCACCTTCCTCATCCCCTCCCTTTCCCCTTGCTCTGGACACAGGATCATTTTGTTTGCTTTGCTCAG AGAGAAGATGAGGGAGATCCTCCACGTTCAGGGTGGGCAATGTGGAGACCAGATTGATTCCAAGTTCTGGGAGGTGGCGTACGACGAGCATGGCATCATCCTCACGGGGCGCTATGTCGGCACCTCTGATCTGCAGCTGGAGCGTGTCAATGCGTACTACAATGAGGCTTCGTATAGTCGCTTTATGCCCTGTGATGTCCTTGTGGATCTTGAGCATGGTACTATGGGCAGTGTCCATCCAGGACCGTACAGGCAGATCTTCTGCCCCGACAACTTTATTTTTCGGCAGTCTGGTGCTGGTAACAACTGGGCCAAGTGTCATTACACTGAGGGTGCTGAGCTCATTGATTCTGTTCTTGATGTTGTCAGGAAGGAGGCTGAGAACTGTGCTGAGCTCATTGATTCCGTTCTTGATGTTGTCAGGAAGGAGGTGTAG
- the LOC123064371 gene encoding putative E3 ubiquitin-protein ligase SINA-like 6 — protein MERAESCGKSVTTSEEEEVMPESEEGEVMMMQEQDGGAAAAAEAMAPAQIDVRMDVALLHCQACLLPLKPPVFKCEAAGHVVCCFCRAGHAGLCSRASAHCGELDVVVGAVKVPCPYRAFGCDRYLVYHEAAGHQRACRCAPCSCPEPGCVFVGSRATLLGHFAAGHQRPAVTVRYGRAWNLGLSLAHRRHALVGEEDRSVFLVSLGPLGAATAVSLLCVRPDGEDGAAPRFWCKLSVERPAGDGKDNLVLMASAVSSSALSTGAPAPGQGMFLAVPQELISGDTLTLSVPIDPIQPAAAAAGGAPRSATPQARTPRRMQ, from the exons ATGGAGCGTGCGGAGAGCTGCGGCAAGAGCGTGACGAcgagtgaggaggaggaggtgatgcCGGAGTCGGAGGAGGGAGAGGTGATGATGATGCAGGAGCAGgacggtggtgcggcggcggcggcggaagccaTGGCGCCGGCGCAGATCGACGTGAGGATGGACGTGGCGCTGCTCCACTGCCAGGCCTGCCTCCTCCCCCTCAAGCCCCCCGTCTTCAAG TGCGAGGCCGCCGGGCACGTGGTGTGCTGCTTCTGCCGCGCCGGCCACGCGGGGCTCTGCAGCCGCGCCAGCGCCCACTGCGGCGAGCTGGACGTCGTCGTCGGCGCCGTCAAGGTGCCCTGCCCCTACAGGGCGTTCGGCTGCGACCGCTACCTGGTGTACCACGAGGCCGCGGGCCACCAGCGCGCGTGCCGGTGCGCGCCCTGCTCCTGCCCGGAGCCCGGCTGCGTCTTCGTGGGCTCCCGCGCGACGCTCCTCGGCCACTTCGCCGCCGGCCACCAGCGCCCCGCCGTGACGGTCCGCTACGGCCGGGCCTGGAACCTCGGCCTCTCCCTGGCGCATCGCCGGCACGCGCTCGTCGGGGAAGAGGACCGCAGCGTGTTCCTCGTGTCCCTGGGCCCGCTCGGCGCGGCCACCGCCGTGTCGCTGCTCTGCGTCAGGCCGGACGGCGAGGACGGGGCGGCGCCCCGGTTCTGGTGCAAGCTCTCCGTGGAGCGCCCGGCGGGCGACGGCAAAGACAACCTGGTCCTCATGGCCTCGGCGGTGAGCAGCAGCGCGCTGTCCACCGGCGCGCCGGCGCCGGGGCAGGGGATGTTCTTGGCGGTGCCCCAGGAGCTGATCTCCGGCGACACGCTCACGCTCAGCGTCCCGATTGATCCGATCCagcctgctgctgccgctgccggcgGCGCTCCCAGGTCCGCTACACCGCAGGCCAGGACGCCGAGGAGGATGCAGTGA
- the LOC123064370 gene encoding uncharacterized protein isoform X1, with the protein MGVMIEQAPLCPFGADTDWKVVAGSQPSCLTTMVLIDWYESMLGSLRNRHVNAWQVELVGYPPIVKKLKIFVTTKAIGMADQLLGPDYQNMMMLTNGGSEEVNQVPEPVVDGAGTEDASATSRTRSSLCHCQERCAVLGLCLCPRLRLLLAPVSCDGGDVCISYKTAQGDMECSVTFLIPSLSPCSGHRIILFALLREKMREILHVQGGQCGDQIDSKFWEVAYDEHGIILTGRYVGTSDLQLERVNAYYNEASYSRFMPCDVLVDLEHGTMGSVHPGPYRQIFCPDNFIFRQSGAGNNWAKCHYTEGAELIDSVLDVVRKEAENCAELIDSVLDVVRKEV; encoded by the exons ATGGGGGTGATGATCGAACAGGCACCACTGTGCCCCTTTGGTGCCGACACCGATTGGAAGGTGGTTGCTGGGTCACAACCTTCATGTTTGACTACAATGGTTCTG ATAGACTGGTATGAATCCATGCTAGGGTCACTAAGAAACAGGCATGTCAATGCTTGGCAAGTCGAACTTGTTGGGTACCCTCCCATCGTGAAGAAGCTCAAGATCTTCGTGACCACCAAAGCCATCGGCATGGCTGACCAGCTGCTGGGACCAGACTATCAGAACATGATGATGCTCACCAATGGTGGTTCCGAAGAAGTGAACCAGGTGCCTGAACCTGTGGTTGATGGAGCTGGTACTGAAGATGCTTCTGCCACAAGTAGGACAAGGAGTTCATTGTGCCACTGCCAGGAAAGGTGCGCGGTGCTAGGGCTCTGTCTCTGCCCTCGGTTGCGTCTTCTGTTGGCCCCGGTGTCGTGCGATGGTGGTGATGTTTGCATCTCATACAAAACAGCCCAAG GGGACATGGAGTGCAGTGTCACCTTCCTCATCCCCTCCCTTTCCCCTTGCTCTGGACACAGGATCATTTTGTTTGCTTTGCTCAG AGAGAAGATGAGGGAGATCCTCCACGTTCAGGGTGGGCAATGTGGAGACCAGATTGATTCCAAGTTCTGGGAGGTGGCGTACGACGAGCATGGCATCATCCTCACGGGGCGCTATGTCGGCACCTCTGATCTGCAGCTGGAGCGTGTCAATGCGTACTACAATGAGGCTTCGTATAGTCGCTTTATGCCCTGTGATGTCCTTGTGGATCTTGAGCATGGTACTATGGGCAGTGTCCATCCAGGACCGTACAGGCAGATCTTCTGCCCCGACAACTTTATTTTTCGGCAGTCTGGTGCTGGTAACAACTGGGCCAAGTGTCATTACACTGAGGGTGCTGAGCTCATTGATTCTGTTCTTGATGTTGTCAGGAAGGAGGCTGAGAACTGTGCTGAGCTCATTGATTCCGTTCTTGATGTTGTCAGGAAGGAGGTGTAG
- the LOC123064372 gene encoding putative E3 ubiquitin-protein ligase SINA-like 6, whose protein sequence is MGGQDKRCLPSMPACNGEHGGKKARQQALVPVVKQEPRQEEVEEEEWEEGELTSHGGSPGSAAASEALVGAASAPAPPQIDVRMDMALLHCQACFLPLKPRVFKCETGHVVCGYCRGAHGEACGRADTHCPELDAVVGATKVPCAYRDFGCDRFLVYHGAAEHKRVCPWMPCSCPQPGCGFLGPPAALLDHCSAEHSRPIIQVRYGRPWTLSLPLAQRWHVMVGQEDRSVFLVSLADLGVAATAVSLLCVRPDGAVALPAAPHFWCKLSVEHPRGDKDEMVMMASAVSSSPLSAGPPVPGQGMFVAVPHELMSGDVLAISVRIDQLQPPPPASTAVAARAPASPPPSHARTTTRRLQ, encoded by the exons ATGGGCGGGCAGGACAAGAGGTGTTTGCCGTCGATGCCGGCGTGCAACGGCGAGCACGGCGGCAAGAAGGCGCGGCAGCAGGCCCTGGTGCCCGTGGTGAAGCAGGAGCCGCggcaggaggaggtggaggaggaggagtgggaggagggggAGCTGACGTCCCATGGCGGCAGCCCGGGATCGGCGGCTGCGTCGGAGGCCCTGGTGGGGGCGGcgtccgcgcccgcgccgccgcagaTCGACGTGAGGATGGACATGGCGCTGCTCCACTGCCAGGCCTGCTTCCTCCCCCTCAAGCCCCGCGTGTTCAAG TGCGAGACCGGGCACGTGGTGTGCGGCTACTGCCGCGGCGCGCACGGCGAGGCCTGCGGCCGCGCCGACACGCACTGCCCCGAGCTGGACGCCGTGGTGGGCGCCACCAAGGTGCCGTGCGCGTACCGGGACTTCGGCTGCGACCGGTTCCTGGTGTACCACGGCGCGGCGGAGCACAAGCGCGTGTGCCCGTGGATGCCCTGCTCGTGCCCGCAGCCCGGGTGCGGCTTCCTCGGCCCCCCGGCGGCGCTCCTCGACCACTGCTCGGCCGAGCACTCCCGGCCCATCATCCAGGTGCGCTACGGCCGGCCGTGGACCCTCAGCCTGCCGCTGGCGCAGCGCTGGCACGTGATGGTCGGGCAGGAGGACCGGAGCGTCTTCCTCGTCTCCCTGGCCGACCTGGGCGTGGCGGCCACCGCGGTGTCGCTGCTCTGCGTCAGGCCCGACGGCGCCGTGGCGCTGCCCGCGGCGCCCCACTTCTGGTGCAAGCTCTCGGTGGAGCACCCGCGCGGCGACAAGGACGAGATGGTCATGATGGCGTCCGCCGTGAGCAGCAGCCCCCTGTCCGCCGGCCCGCCGGTGCCGGGGCAGGGGATGTTCGTGGCGGTGCCGCACGAGTTGATGTCCGGCGACGTGCTCGCCATCAGCGTCCGCATTGATCAGCtccagcctcctcctcctgcctccactGCTGTCGCGGCCAGGGCACCGGCGTCACCACCACCATCCCATGCTAGGACAACAACCAGGAGGCTCCAGTGA